One Citrobacter amalonaticus genomic window carries:
- the nhoA gene encoding N-hydroxyarylamine O-acetyltransferase: MTPILNAYFARLNWSGRADVNIETLRALHLQHNCTIPFENLDVLLPREMHLDDRSLEEKLITARRGGYCFEQNGVFERVLRELGFTVRSLLGRVVLANPPNLPPRTHRLLLVELDDELWIADVGFGGQTLTAPIRLQADIIQKTPHAEYRLQQEGDDWILQFCHHDRWQSMYRFDRVVQQQSDYVMGNFWSAHWPQSHFRHHLLMCLHLPDGGKLTLTNFHFTHYEGDRVVEQRNLPDVTSLYALLQERFGLGVTDAKHGFTETELARVMAAFDTHPDAGK, encoded by the coding sequence CTTCGGGCGCTACATTTGCAGCATAACTGTACTATCCCGTTTGAGAATCTCGACGTGCTGTTACCGCGAGAAATGCACCTTGATGACAGGTCGCTGGAAGAGAAACTCATTACCGCACGTCGCGGCGGCTACTGTTTTGAGCAAAATGGCGTGTTTGAGCGCGTCCTGCGCGAACTGGGGTTTACTGTGCGCAGTCTGTTGGGGCGCGTGGTGCTGGCCAACCCTCCGAACCTGCCACCGCGAACTCACCGTCTGCTGCTGGTCGAACTGGACGACGAATTGTGGATCGCCGATGTGGGATTTGGCGGTCAGACGCTGACTGCCCCCATTCGTCTGCAAGCGGACATTATCCAGAAGACGCCACACGCCGAATACCGTTTGCAGCAGGAGGGGGACGACTGGATCCTGCAGTTCTGTCATCACGATCGCTGGCAATCCATGTACCGTTTTGATCGGGTGGTGCAGCAGCAAAGTGACTACGTGATGGGCAACTTCTGGTCCGCGCACTGGCCGCAATCGCATTTTCGTCATCATCTGCTGATGTGCCTTCATTTGCCGGACGGGGGGAAACTGACCCTCACCAACTTCCACTTCACGCATTACGAAGGTGACAGGGTGGTAGAACAGCGCAATTTACCGGATGTCACCTCATTGTATGCGTTGCTACAGGAACGTTTTGGTCTGGGGGTGACAGACGCGAAGCATGGTTTTACGGAAACTGAACTTGCCAGGGTGATGGCGGCGTTTGATACGCATCCGGATGCGGGAAAATAA